Proteins encoded together in one Onychomys torridus chromosome 1, mOncTor1.1, whole genome shotgun sequence window:
- the Znf865 gene encoding zinc finger protein 865 — MEANQAGSGAGGGGSSGIGGEDGVHFQSYPFDFLEFLNHQRFEPMELYGEHAKAVAALPCTPGPPPQPPPQPPPPQYDYPPQSSFKPKAEAPSSSSSSSSSSSSSSSSSSSSSQAKKLDPPLPPTFGAPPPPLFDAAFPAPQWGIVDLSGHQHLFGNLKRGGPTPGPGVASGLGTPTGTPGPLPTPTQTPPGPAVGAACDPTKDDKGYFRRLKYLMERRFPCGVCQKSFKQSSHLVQHMLVHSGERPYECGVCGRTYNHVSSLIRHRRCHKDVPPAAGGPPQPGPPLPSLGLPVPTASATAASAPAAVSSGPSATPAAPATSTDGNATPAAPPGVAMPPPTTAGGEGPFACPLCWKVFKKPSHLHQHQIIHTGEKPFSCSVCSKSFNRRESLKRHVKTHSADLLRLPCGICGKAFRDASYLLKHQAAHAGAGAPRPVYPCDLCGKTYSAPQSLLRHKAAHAPPVATEPAKDGAPSVPQPPPTFPPGPYLLPADPTTTDEKATAAAAAVVYGAVPVPLLSAHPLLLGGAGNGGPGGAGSGVPGKTFCCGICGRAFGRRETLKRHERIHTGEKPHQCPVCGKRFRESFHLSKHHVVHTRERPYKCELCGKVFGYPQSLTRHRQVHRLQLPCALAGAAGLATAQGTAGACGPGAAGASGGPADGLSYACSDCGEHFPDLFHVMSHKEVHMSEKPYGCDACGKTFGFIENLMWHKLVHQAAPERLLPPTPSGPQPSDGSSGGTDAASVLDNGLAGEVGAAVAALAGVSGGSEDSGGTTVTGGGGGASAGAERFSCATCGQSFKHFLGLVTHKYVHLVRRTLGCGLCGQSFAGAYDLLLHRRSHRQKRGFRCPVCGKRFWEAALLMRHQRCHTEQRPYRCGVCGRGFLRSWYLRQHRVVHTGERAFKCGVCAKRFAQSSSLAEHRRLHAVARPQRCGACGKTFRYRSNLLEHQRLHLGERAYRCEHCGKGFFYLSSVLRHQRAHEPPRPELRCPACLKAFKDPGYFRKHLAAHQGGRPFRCSSCGEGFANTYGLKKHRLVHKAEGLGGPGTGGNALAGKDP; from the coding sequence ATGGAGGCAAACCAGGCAGGCAGCGGTGCCGGGGGTGGCGGGAGCAGCGGCATCGGGGGCGAGGACGGGGTCCACTTCCAGAGTTACCCCTTTGACTTCCTGGAATTCCTCAACCACCAGCGCTTTGAGCCCATGGAGCTGTACGGGGAGCATGCCAAAGCAGTGGCGGCCCTGCCCTGCACCCCGGGGCCCCCGCCCCAGCCCCCGCCCCAGCCTCCTCCACCCCAGTATGACTACCCACCCCAGTCCAGTTTCAAACCCAAGGCGGAggctccttcctcatcctcctcgtcatcttcctcctcatcttcctcatcttcatcttcttcatcctcttcccAAGCCAAGAAGCTGGATCCGCCATTGCCGCCCACCTTCGGGGCGCCACCCCCTCCGCTCTTTGATGCGGCCTTCCCTGCCCCGCAATGGGGAATTGTCGACCTCTCTGGGCACCAGCACCTGTTCGGAAACCTGAAACGAGGAGGGCCCACGCCTGGGCCGGGGGTGGCATCAGGTCTGGGCACTCCCACCGGGACCCCTGGGCCACTGCCTACACCCACGCAGACCCCACCCGGGCCCGCCGTCGGGGCGGCCTGCGACCCAACCAAGGACGACAAGGGCTACTTCCGAAGGCTAAAGTACCTGATGGAGCGCCGCTTCCCGTGCGGCGTGTGCCAGAAGTCCTTCAAGCAGTCCTCACATCTAGTGCAGCACATGCTGGTGCACTCCGGGGAGCGGCCGTACGAATGCGGTGTCTGTGGCCGCACCTACAACCACGTCTCCAGTCTCATACGCCACCGACGCTGCCACAAGGATGTGCCACCAGCTGCTGGGGGGCCGCCACAGCCCGGGCCCCCGCTTCCTTCTCTGGGCCTCCCGGTACCCACAGCCAGCGCCACAGCCGCCTCTGCCCCCGCCGCGGTGTCCTCTGGCCCTTCAGCCACACCTGCAGCACCTGCCACCTCCACGGATGGGAATGCCACCCCGGCTGCGCCACCCGGGGTGGCCATGCCTCCCCCCACCACTGCTGGCGGCGAGGGCCCGTTCGCCTGCCCCCTCTGCTGGAAGGTCTTCAAGAAGCCCAGCCACCTCCACCAGCACCAGATCATCCACACGGGGGAGAAGCCCTTCTCCTGCTCTGTGTGCAGCAAAAGCTTCAACCGGAGGGAGAGCCTCAAGCGGCACGTGAAAACGCACTCGGCCGACCTGCTGCGACTGCCCTGCGGCATCTGCGGCAAGGCCTTCCGCGACGCCTCCTACCTCCTCAAGCACCAGGCGGCCCACGCAGGGGCGGGGGCCCCGCGGCCGGTGTACCCGTGCGACCTGTGCGGGAAGACCTACTCGGCGCCCCAGAGCCTGCTGCGGCACAAGGCCGCCCACGCGCCACCCGTGGCCACCGAGCCGGCCAAGGACGGGGCGCCCTCAGTCCCGCAGccacctcccaccttccccccggGCCCCTACCTCCTGCCCGCGGACCCAACCACCACCGACGAGAAAGCCACGGCGGCCGCGGCGGCCGTGGTGTACGGTGCGGTGCCCGTCCCGCTTCTCAGCGCGCATCCGCTGCTGCTCGGTGGTGCCGGGAACGGCGGCCCCGGCGGCGCGGGCTCCGGCGTCCCGGGCAAGACGTTCTGCTGCGGCATCTGCGGGCGGGCGTTCGGACGCCGCGAGACCCTGAAGCGCCACGAGCGCATCCACACCGGCGAGAAGCCCCACCAGTGCCCGGTGTGCGGGAAGCGCTTCCGTGAATCCTTCCACTTGAGCAAGCACCACGTGGTGCACACCCGGGAACGGCCCTACAAGTGCGAGCTGTGCGGCAAGGTCTTCGGCTACCCGCAGAGCCTCACGCGCCATCGCCAAGTGCACCGGCTCCAGCTGCCCTGCGCCCTGGCCGGAGCCGCAGGCCTCGCCACGGCCCAGGGGACCGCGGGGGCCTGCGGACCCGGGGCTGCGGGCGCTTCAGGTGGGCCCGCCGACGGCCTGAGCTACGCCTGCTCGGACTGCGGGGAGCATTTCCCCGATCTCTTTCATGTCATGAGCCACAAGGAAGTCCACATGTCAGAGAAGCCATACGGCTGTGACGCCTGCGGCAAGACCTTCGGCTTCATCGAGAACCTCATGTGGCACAAGCTGGTCCACCAGGCTGCCCCGGAGCGTCTCCTCCCGCCAACACCCAGCGGCCCCCAGCCCTCTGACGGCTCCAGCGGCGGCACCGACGCAGCCAGCGTGCTGGACAACGGACTGGCCGGAGAGGTGGGGGCGGCTGTGGCAGCGCTGGCCGGCGTGTCTGGGGGCAGCGAGGATTCGGGTGGGACGACGGTGACCGGAGGGGGTGGCGGGGCCTCTGCAGGCGCTGAGCGCTTCAGCTGTGCCACATGCGGCCAAAGCTTCAAGCATTTCCTGGGCCTGGTGACTCACAAGTACGTGCACCTGGTGCGCCGGACCCTGGGTTGCGGCCTCTGCGGCCAGAGCTTTGCGGGCGCCTACGACCTGCTCCTGCACCGCCGGAGCCACCGGCAGAAGCGGGGCTTCCGCTGCCCGGTGTGCGGGAAGCGCTTCTGGGAGGCGGCCCTGCTGATGCGCCACCAGCGCTGTCACACGGAGCAGCGGCCCTACCGGTGCGGCGTGTGCGGCAGAGGCTTCCTGCGTTCCTGGTACCTGCGGCAGCACCGAGTGGTGCACACCGGCGAGCGCGCTTTCAAGTGCGGAGTGTGCGCCAAGCGCTTCGCGCAGTCCTCCAGCCTGGCGGAGCACCGGCGTCTGCACGCCGTGGCCCGGCCCCAGCGCTGCGGCGCCTGCGGCAAGACCTTCCGCTACCGCTCCAACCTGCTGGAGCATCAGCGGCTGCACCTGGGCGAGCGCGCCTACCGGTGCGAGCACTGCGGCAAAGGCTTCTTCTACCTGAGCTCCGTACTGCGCCACCAGCGCGCCCATGAGCCGCCACGGCCCGAGCTGCGCTGCCCCGCCTGTCTCAAGGCCTTCAAGGATCCGGGCTACTTCCGAAAGCACCTGGCTGCCCATCAGGGCGGCAGGCCCTTCCGCTGCTCCTCCTGCGGTGAGGGCTTCGCCAACACCTACGGGCTGAAAAAACATCGCCTGGTGCACAAGGCTGAAGGTCTTGGGGGGCCTGGAACAGGGGGAAACGCCTTGGCCGGGAAGGACCCCTGA
- the Znf784 gene encoding zinc finger protein 784 isoform X2 — protein MAAARPDPPTPSSPTRESPSPEPSDLVLVPDGGCSATPPSDLIEIQVVKVTDTTSVPEPPEPGSFHCALCPAAFHLVSELLFHEHGHLAGVEGVGQGGNPSRCHVCGHSCPGPASLRAHYSLHTGERPYRCPLCPRAFKALAPLLRHQHRHGVEPGTSRKLPPTASTGRPDPRVAAAAAGAAVGKPFACRFCSKPFRRSSDMRDHERVHTGERPYHCGICGKGFTQSSVLSGHARIHTGERPFRCTLCDRTFNNSSNFRKHQRTHFHGPGPGVGESGGQLRPTSVAQESGSKRGTENTTEEGLGETVKGNVEVDQ, from the exons ATGGCCGCCGCGCGCCCGGACCCCCCGACTCCGAGCTCACCGACCCGGGAGTCGCCATCCCCGGAGCCGTCGGACCTG GTCCTGGTGCCTGATGGTGGTTGCTCTGCCACTCCCCCAAGTGACCTCATCGAGATCCAGGTGGTAAAAGTTACAGATACTACATCGGTACCTGAGCCCCCAGAGCCGGGGTCTTTTCACTGTGCCCTGTGTCCCGCTGCCTTCCACCTGGTCTCAGAGCTGCTGTTCCACGAACATGGCCACCTGGCAGGCGTGGAGGGGGTTGGGCAGGGTGGGAACCCAAGCCGTTGTCACGTGTGTGGCCACAGCTGTCCAGGTCCTGCTAGCCTGCGTGCCCACTACAGCTTGCATACGGGAGAGCGGCCTTACCGCTGCCCACTCTGCCCACGGGCGTTTAAGGCCTTGGCACCTCTGCTCCGGCACCAACACCGACACGGGGTGGAGCCAGGCACCTCACGGAAGCTTCCACCCACAGCATCAACTGGACGGCCAGACCCAAGGGTGGCCGCGGCAGCTGCAGGGGCCGCGGTAGGCAAGCCTTTCGCCTGCAGGTTCTGTTCCAAGCCCTTCCGCCGCTCCTCAGACATGCGAGATCACGAGCGTGTGCACACGGGGGAGCGGCCCTACCACTGCGGCATCTGTGGCAAAGGCTTCACACAGTCCTCTGTGCTGAGCGGACACGCTCGGATCCACACTGGCGAGCGCCCCTTCCGCTGCACGCTCTGCGACCGCACTTTCAACAACTCCTCAAACTTTCGCAAACACCAGCGCACCCACTTCCACGGGCCAGGGCCTGGGGTGGGAGAGTCTGGAGGCCAACTGAGACCGACTTCGGTGGCCCAGGAATCAGGGAGTAAGCGTGGGACAGAGAACACTACTGAAGAAGGGCTCGGAGAGACTGTGAAGGGGAATGTGGAGGTTGACCAGTAG
- the LOC118580357 gene encoding zinc finger protein 580 codes for MLLLPPRPPHPRSSSPEVMDPPPPKTPPFPKAEGPSSTTSSVAGPRQPRLGRHLLIDANGVPYTYTVQLEEEPRGPPQREATPGEPGPRKGYSCPECARVFASPLRLQSHRVSHSDLKPFTCGACGKAFKRSSHLSRHRATHRARAGPPHTCPLCPRRFQDASELAQHVRLH; via the coding sequence atgctgctgctgccgccgcggCCACCCCACCCTCGGTCCTCCTCCCCGGAGGTCATGGACCCGCCGCCCCCCAAGACTCCCCCTTTTCCCAAGGCGGAAGGCCCCTCCTCCACTACTTCCTCGGTGGCGGGGCCGCGACAACCGCGGCTGGGCCGCCACCTGCTCATCGACGCCAACGGGGTCCCCTACACGTACACGGTGCAGCTGGAGGAGGAACCTCGGGGCCCGCCGCAGCGCGAGGCGACCCCGGGAGAGCCAGGTCCTCGCAAGGGCTACAGCTGCCCGGAGTGCGCTCGTGTCTTTGCCAGCCCTCTGCGGCTGCAGAGCCACCGCGTGTCCCACTCGGACCTCAAGCCCTTTACGTGTGGTGCTTGTGGCAAAGCCTTCAAGCGCTCCAGCCACCTGTCGCGGCACCGCGCCACCCACCGCGCGCGCGCTGGCCCACCGCACACCTGCCCGCTCTGTCCGCGCCGCTTCCAGGACGCCTCTGAGCTGGCGCAGCACGTGCGCCTGCACTGA